The nucleotide window ACGCATCTGGTCCGTCTACATCAGTAATATTTAGTATTAGTAACGTACTAGAATTCTCTGGGGATGCACTTATGTATGTTATTTCAAGTTTTGGAAGCTTAGAGTTATTAAATAGAGGTCCTACAACGTTTCCATATGCCCACTGCCCAGTACCTAATATCCATCCAATTGTTATAATTGCAAATATAATTCCAATAACTATAGTTTTGTCCATTCCAATCACCAGAACTTTATTAGGTTCAATAACGGTATCTTTTTAGATAAGGACCAATCACCAAACTTCTTATATAAGTAATAATCTACTCCCCAAACTCTTCCAGCTGCGGTTAGCATTAGTACTATTGCTCCAGCAGTTAAAAGTGAACCAATTTGCCACTCATCCTCACATGTTGAACCTAACCAATACGCAGGTGCCATGCCTATGGCCATTACCGCTGCCCCAAATGCTGAAAGTCTTGTTAAGAACCCTATTATTAAGAATAAACCGACTAAGATTTCTACATAGCTGAAGATTGTTAGGAATGTTACATCAAATGTCCTATTTTCTAAAGTCATGAGCAGAAAATCCTTAAATGGACCCGCGTGAGGTAAAAAGTTCACTAACTTTCCTCCTACAAAGGAACTGGAGTTTGGATCCAGTTTAGCCGGTTTTAATATAGCTTTTCTTATACCTCCATCGAAGAACATCCAACCTACTGCGAACCTTATAGGGAACAAGTATTCCTTTCTAGTTAGGTTATCTACGACTTGTTTATTTGCCATCTTTCCCACCTGTTATATGTATATAATAAAGTTAAAACTAGTTAAAATATTTTTCGTTAAAACTAGTTAAAGCAGTTTTAAATAATAGGTTTTTATTTAAAGTATAATTAAAATAATCATATTTTATAAATTAAAATAAAGTATATAACAGAAAGGATTAAAAATTATATCCTATAAGAGAGCTTCTGGTATAAAAACCTTTCCATAGAAAATACTTTGTTGATTCGTTCAATTTGTCTCATTAAAACGATATTGTATAACACTAATTTTTCAGTAATTAATATTTATTTCAACGTTCCTCTCAAGCTTACACCCTAATGCCCGGAGCCCTACCGACTACAGAATTCGCCAAGTTAACCATCCACGCGTAAGCCCAGAACTTGAGCTTAGCCTCAACTACTTGCCCAGCAAAACTTGTCTAACCGATTCCCCAAAAGTACGCTTCACAGAGAACAAGGACTCGACCCGCCACCTAACGCCATAACCCTTCTCCTCCCTCCAACGATCATAACCCAACTTCCTAAACTCCCGCACAGCCTTACGTCTAGCAAGATGGCGTTTAGTAGAAGCGTTCTTCTTGGGAGGAACTACAACCTCAACTCCGGTCTTGTAAACCTCATTGGCATCATATGTCTTATCTTCATAAAACTTCTTTCCCTTATCTTGAAGATCCTTAACTGTTTTTACAGCACTTTCAACCTCGTTGCTAGTGACCTCAGCGTTTATCACGTTGAATTCGTTATTGTCCATTACTATCTCGATCTTGAGGAATTTTGAATCCCTAGTCTTACCCCACTTGGCAACAATGTATTGTCCTCCCGTGTTTGTGCTAATGCCGGTAGCGTCTGCAATTACTTCAAGTTCGTCACTTGCCTCGGGGAAGGTTATGTTCATGTTCCTCACTCTCTCCCATATTGTTGAGTAATCGAGGCTTGTGGGGATGATTTTCAATTGTTCTAAGGCTCTTAATACTCCTTCTATTGCAAGGTAGGAAGATGTGGAGGAAGGCTAGGAAGTCGTTGAACTCCTTCGGAGCTTTATACTTTGTCCTAGCGTTCCTGTTCTCCTCTGCTAATAAGTCCCACCAATGTTCGAATACGTAGAAGGGGAACATCAACTTATATCTAGTTATGACGTTCTCGTCGTACTTGCTCCAGTCCCTCTTGTACTTACTCTTTCCCATAGGTAATACTTAAACGAATAATCTATAAACTTTTTGTACAATTCTGAAGCAATCCACAAAGCACATAGAAAATCAAGCATGGTTAGTAGTTTTAGGAAATTCCCTTATTATAAAAAGTCAAAATATTTATCCATGTATTTATAAATATCTTTCATTGTACTTCTTAATATTATAGCTTATCAATAAACATTTCTCATCTAACCGGAAAGATTTATTATATATTTTTAATGTAACGTAAAAGTGTAACGATTTTCCTATAAACGCTAATAGTACTTTTTAAATAAGATGACTGCAAGAGATCTTCCTTTGGTCTGTATATCTTTATGAAAAGTTTATAAAGTGGGAATACAAAATCAACTTATGGGATATATAGTCACAGTTGATGAAAGAGGAAGGATTGTAATACCGAAGGATATTAGAGAGAGGCTTAACTTGAAAGAAGGAAGTAAAGTTGAGATAAGTGTGGACGAAAAGGGAAGGATTATTATTATTGTAAGGAGGATAAGTGTGGACAATATTTATGGAATTGCAGGAAGGGAAAGAGTTAGTATTGAGGAGATTGAGGAGGCTTTAGGATTTGAAGATAATGATTGATTCTAACGTATTTATCTATGTTCTATTTTCTGATCCATCCTATGGGGAAAGAGCTAAGGAGTTATTAAATAAGGCTGAAAATGAAGATGCTTATTCATCAACTCTCATAATTTCCCAAGTCCTTGCACACTTAGAGAGGAGGAGAAAATCTGAAATTATCCCCGTTTTTATAAATTATATTCAACAATCTGGAATAAAAATATTAGAAACCAGGTGGGAAGACGTAATTGAAGCCATAAAGCTTTTGAGGAATATGAATCTGAGCTATAATCTTTGGGATGATGCAATAATTTCAGCCCAAATAAAGAGGGAAAAGATAGACATAATTTTCTCTAACGATAAAGATTTCGACATTCTTCAAGTTAAAAGAGAATTCTAAGAAAAAGCTGGAAAAATGGGTTAAAATTATTCTCACTTAGTAGTTTTAGGAAATTCCCTTATTATAAAAAGTCAAAATATTTATCCATGTATTTATAAATATCTTTCATTGTACTTCTTAATATTATAGCTTATCAATAAACATTTCTCATCTAACCGGAAAGATTTATTATATATTTTTAATGTAACGTAAAAGTGTAACGATTTTCCTATAAATGCTACCTGGAGAGGGCCAGGAAGCTGCTCTCCCTGGGGAGAACCAAGAGGAGGTTCGAGGGAAGGTGGACCAAGAAGAGAGGGGTCTCGCACTACGGGCTCAAGGCAGTGGCCATGATCTTCGTCTCCCTCTTCGTGAGGTCCATCACGGTGAAGCCAGCCAACTTCTCGGACAAGAGGTTCAAGTCACCGCTCAAGGGGATTAAGATCGCGGACAAGGGATTCTCTCCCTCCCCGACACAGCTCATAGCGCGGGAGAAGCCCTTCACTACCCTGAGGGCCCACGTGGAGTTCTTCGGCACCTACCTGAACGCGTTCTGGAGGCCCTACGGGACCACGACCTGGAGGAACGACGTCTTCCTTCACGTCCTGGGAGTGATCTACAACATCAAGATGTTCCTCGCGATCCAACGGAGGACTCCTCCAGGACGTAGAGCCGTTCAGCTCTGAGACGCGCCTCCTCGCGATCAGGCAACGCTATGCGCGATAGGTAAATCCTCTCGTCTTGATATTTTTCCATTATAAAGTTTTTCTCGGTTATCCGGGTTTCACCCTTCTGGCAATATTAATATTTATCATTCTGTTTATCTATTCGTTCAGATAATTACATTCCGGACACTCTCACGTAAGGGATCTATAGTCTTTTTCTTAATAGGCACTACATGCTCCGCCTCTAACAAAGTGACCGTAGCAGATCGGGATTCTCTGCCACCGTAGGAGCTGCAAAGGGGACTAGAAGGGATTATCAAACTTAGTGGGGAGATGCTGGAAAATGGATGTGCTTAGGACACTACTAGTTCAACCCAGCATCTCCCCAAAACATATTAGACAAAAAAAAAAGAATTATTAAAGATAAATGGATGTGCTTAGGACACTAAAAAGGAGGATCAGAAAGCTGATCGAAAAGAAGCCCAAGAACCTAAACGAAACCAAAGCAAGAGGAATATTACTATACTTGAAAGGAATGAACACTAGAAAAATAGCCAAGATACTACAAGTACACTTGAGCACAGTTTACAGATGGATCAACCAATTCGAGAAAGAAGGAGAGAAATGCCTATGCTACAAGAAGAGAAAAGGAAGAAACAAGAAGGTAGACGAAAAGGAGATAAAAGTAGAAGAACTTCAAGGTAAAAACATATGGGAAGCAAAGGCTTACATAGAGGAGAAGTTTCACGTTAAATTAAGCTATGTAACAGCTTGGAGAATAGCTAGAAAGAGATTGAAAATCCCCTACATAAAACCATATAACAAGAAGAGGCCCTTTAACGCAGATAACATCTTGAGGGAGAGGTTAAAGGGTGTTATTATACTTCGTCAGACTTTAAAGGGCAAGAAAACTTCACTCAGTATTGACGTCCAAAGG belongs to Saccharolobus solfataricus and includes:
- a CDS encoding type II toxin-antitoxin system VapC family toxin — translated: MIDSNVFIYVLFSDPSYGERAKELLNKAENEDAYSSTLIISQVLAHLERRRKSEIIPVFINYIQQSGIKILETRWEDVIEAIKLLRNMNLSYNLWDDAIISAQIKREKIDIIFSNDKDFDILQVKREF
- the doxD gene encoding thiosulfate:quinone oxidoreductase large subunit, which gives rise to MANKQVVDNLTRKEYLFPIRFAVGWMFFDGGIRKAILKPAKLDPNSSSFVGGKLVNFLPHAGPFKDFLLMTLENRTFDVTFLTIFSYVEILVGLFLIIGFLTRLSAFGAAVMAIGMAPAYWLGSTCEDEWQIGSLLTAGAIVLMLTAAGRVWGVDYYLYKKFGDWSLSKKIPLLNLIKFW
- a CDS encoding AbrB/MazE/SpoVT family DNA-binding domain-containing protein, whose translation is MGYIVTVDERGRIVIPKDIRERLNLKEGSKVEISVDEKGRIIIIVRRISVDNIYGIAGRERVSIEEIEEALGFEDND